From a single Nicotiana tomentosiformis chromosome 2, ASM39032v3, whole genome shotgun sequence genomic region:
- the LOC138904719 gene encoding uncharacterized protein, which yields MDPLKYIFQKPMPIGKLAKWQILLSEFDIIYVTQKVVKGQALADHLAENPVDGEYEPLKMYFPDEKVLFVGEHITEAYDDWRMFFDGATNFKCVGIGAVLVSETGQHYPVSAKLKFPCTNNMAEYEACILGLKLPIDMNVQELLVIRDFDLLVHQVSGE from the coding sequence atggacccgttgaaatacatcttccagaaacccatgcctatcgGAAAGTTGGCGAAATGGCAAATATtgttgagtgagttcgacatcatctatgtaacgcAGAAGgtagtcaaagggcaagcattggcagatcatttggcagaaaatcctgtagacggagaatacgaaccattgaaaatgtattttcccgacgagAAAGTATTATTTGTGGGAGAACACATCACTGAAGCATACGATgattggaggatgttcttcgacggagccaCGAACTTCAAATGCGTAGGTATTGgagctgtcttagtatcagaaactggccaacactatccggtatccgcaaaactcaagtttccatgtaccaacaatatggcagaatatgaggcttgcatcttgggactcaagttgcccattgacatgaacgttcaggagttgctggtgaTTAGAGATTTCGATCTCTTAGTACATCAGGTTTCAGGAGAGTAG